From Methanocella paludicola SANAE, a single genomic window includes:
- a CDS encoding DUF2769 domain-containing protein — protein MTTPPVNDENTSECICDGCPSYPGQGDKKQYCGHGKSPLKVNMEGCICPAGCPVYKKYKLKEMYYCVYGQAK, from the coding sequence ATGACGACACCACCCGTAAATGACGAGAACACGAGCGAATGCATCTGCGACGGCTGCCCGAGCTACCCCGGCCAGGGCGATAAGAAGCAGTACTGCGGCCACGGTAAGAGCCCGCTGAAGGTGAACATGGAGGGCTGTATCTGCCCGGCCGGCTGTCCGGTATATAAAAAATACAAGCTCAAAGAAATGTATTATTGCGTCTACGGGCAGGCGAAGTAA